From Alloacidobacterium dinghuense:
CGATCCAGCGTGCAGTAGAAGCCTATCGCACGCGCGACCTTTCCATCTGCGATCTCGTCGATCGCAGCGAAATGGCCATCAATCGCCTCGAGCGCGAGATCGACCAGATGGCGCTCGATCTCCTTGCCATGGAACAGCCCATGGCCATCGACCTCCGCTTCATTCTTGCCGTCATCAAAATCAATGCCGACGTCGAGCGCGTCGGAGATTCCGCCGTCAACATCATCGAGCGCGTCCGCGATCTGCAGGCGTATCCGGCCGTCGATCTTCCCATCGACATTCCGCGCATGGCGAACCTCGCAGCGGGGATGGTGCGCAAGTCGCTGCAGTCCTTTATCGAAGCCGATGCCGCGATGGCGAATTCCGTTCTCTCCATGGACGACGACGTCGACAAGCTGAACGAGACAACTTACTACGCTCTGCTG
This genomic window contains:
- the phoU gene encoding phosphate signaling complex protein PhoU; its protein translation is MRLRFHKSLDDLKEKLLIVAGMAEQAIQRAVEAYRTRDLSICDLVDRSEMAINRLEREIDQMALDLLAMEQPMAIDLRFILAVIKINADVERVGDSAVNIIERVRDLQAYPAVDLPIDIPRMANLAAGMVRKSLQSFIEADAAMANSVLSMDDDVDKLNETTYYALLNVMKEQPQLTPQALDALVIARSLERVADHATNIAEDVIFWVQGSDVRHHMSVVDGSRR